In Phormidium ambiguum IAM M-71, the genomic window TGGTGGTGCCCAAAAGTTGCAGTAGCGGTAGGGTAAAGCCAGCAGTCTTTCCCGTTCCAGTTTGGGCACTGGCGAAAACGTCTTGTCCTTGCAGAATGGCGGGAATTGCTTGCTGCTGAATGGGGGTTGGCTCTGTGTAGCCAGAGTCAGCAACAGCACGAAGCAGGACGGTGGAAAGACCGAGGTTACGAAATGTCATTGATGTAGTTACTCCTAGTGGTGCCCCTATCCCAAATCAAATACCTGGGGCCAGTCTAAGAGCAGGAAATTTATGTTTCAGTGGGATGGCTTGAATCAGCTTTTCTCCAATGCGCCAGTAACAGACCGGAATGTAGTGGCAGATATTGATTTTAACAGGAATTATGACTTTTAGAGATTAGGTTTTTTAGAGCCAGCCCATTGAGGTGTTGGCAGGGTATAGAGTTTCCCGATCTGTGTATGAGTTGAAGTTGCTCGTTAAATGCTTTCAATTCTAGAATCTAAACTGATGATCGCTTGTTTTCTGTACCTCTTAAAAGATATGACTGTGGGTTCGGTTGTCAAAGCTGAGTTATTCTATGGTGCGCTGCGGAGTAACAACCTAACTCGAACTCTGCAACAGCAACAAGAATTTCTAAGAGATGTGATTGCACTAAGTAAAAACTTTAAAGGAGCTATTAGTTGACTCCCATTCCTTAATTTGCTTATATAGGGAGGTTTCACAAAATAAATCACGATCGTAAGCTAGTCTTAATATTTTTTCGATTTTTTCACGATCTAATTCTTTAGCGTTTAGCGTACCAAATATTTTGCGAAGTCCTAGGGCAAGAATCTCAATTAAGTCATGTCCACAGCATACATGCCAGAGATCATGCGAAGGATCTATCAATTTCATAACTAAATTCTCAACATCTTGATTCGTAAGCTTAGAAAGCTTATTACTATTAGAACTTGTTCTTAAAATCTGAAGAAATTTGATATAATTTACAGTTAGTGTTTTATAGTCAATAAAACTACTGAAATTTAAATCTTCAAACTTTAAAGATAAATTATGTTCTAGGGAAGTCCATCTCAAATAACCTATTTGCTTCCCTACCTCTAATACTATTAAAATAGGTTCTTTTGATAGGGAATCAATCTTATCCCTAGAACCAAAGCAGTTTAGGAAACGATCGAGAGATCTTGATTTTAATATCATGCATTCTAAGTCGTGAACGTCTGTTTTAAATAAATTTTTACTTGTGATTTTTATACCTTTCAACAAATCAAAATCTGAATCAACTATAGCTAACACTCCGACAAAATTATCTTTCTCAAGAATCTCCAAAACTTGAATAGAGTTTTCTTTATTATGGGCTGCAATTATTTGACAATTATCTTCAGCTATGAATTTACCGTATACTTCAGCATCACTTACGTGACCTTCTACAATAAGAAAGCACATTGATGCGTTGTTGGTACGTCTCATACGAATATCATTAGCTATAGTGTCAGGTGTTTGATAAATGGTCATAGAATTGAGCATAATTATGGTCCCTTAAGCTCAACTGTTAAATCCCAACGATTATTAATAATTTGAGGGGAATGTGTTGCAAGCAATAGATCAAACTCGGTAAGTTCTGTAATTCTTTTCATGTCTTTTAGAAATGCGACTTGCCAAGCGACATGAAGGGAAAGTTCAGGTTCATCGATTAAAATCAAGGAACCTGGCTTAATTTTGAACAGCAATTCATAAAGAAGAACTAGCTGATGTTGTTCACCAGATGATAAATTTTCAACAGGAAAAGGGTTTTCATCTAAAGTTGAAAACATAAATCCTCTATTCTTATCAATTTTTAATTTTTTATAGGTAAAATGAGATTCTATAATTTCTCTAAACAAATCTATCTTGTTCGCTATTTCATCAAATACACCAAGCTTTTGTTCTACATCTTTAAAGTAAACTGATAAAACTTTTGCATAATCTGATAAGAAGGGTTTACTTAATTTTCTGCTTTTAAGGATTTGAAAATCCACATTTTCTTCTTTATCAAGAAGACCTGCTTCCATAAGTCTGAATCGACTTTTTTCTAATCCTTCTAATTTGCTAGATATCACATTTATATCTTCAAAATTCTTTGAATCGGAGCCTTGCTCAAGTAACCTAAATGGAAATGTTCTATCCAAAGACTGCGATAAAGAAGCATATTCGCTTTCTTTTTCTTTAATAGCTTCTATGATTTCTTGAGAGTATTTGGAAACTGCTAGGACTACTGAATTTCTTTCTCTTCTCATATCTCTACGCACATTTATAGGTTCAGGAAGAACATATAAGCGCTGCGTTTGAATAAAATAAACATTAACTGTTTTTCTAAGTTCATCCCACTCGCTTGATTGCTTATCTCTACTAATAGGTATCTCAGCATATGAGTAATTTTCTTTGTATCTCCTAATCACTTCTTCTGCAAGTAAAATTTCCCCATCACGTATATCCATCCATCTATCATGGGAGACTTGTTCAAGATGAGGAACCCTACGTGCAATAGACTCAGCTATTATAATACTTTTATCTGAAGC contains:
- a CDS encoding DUF4435 domain-containing protein — its product is MLNSMTIYQTPDTIANDIRMRRTNNASMCFLIVEGHVSDAEVYGKFIAEDNCQIIAAHNKENSIQVLEILEKDNFVGVLAIVDSDFDLLKGIKITSKNLFKTDVHDLECMILKSRSLDRFLNCFGSRDKIDSLSKEPILIVLEVGKQIGYLRWTSLEHNLSLKFEDLNFSSFIDYKTLTVNYIKFLQILRTSSNSNKLSKLTNQDVENLVMKLIDPSHDLWHVCCGHDLIEILALGLRKIFGTLNAKELDREKIEKILRLAYDRDLFCETSLYKQIKEWESTNSSFKVFT
- a CDS encoding AAA family ATPase; translated protein: MNIKKISVEQLFGIFNHSILIKEDKITIIHGPNGFGKTALLRLIDGLFNAKYSELLSIPFKQLIIEMHDETILIINKDFKPKKVKRNSKETDLTLKIIKPGVETKEINLASDKSIIIAESIARRVPHLEQVSHDRWMDIRDGEILLAEEVIRRYKENYSYAEIPISRDKQSSEWDELRKTVNVYFIQTQRLYVLPEPINVRRDMRRERNSVVLAVSKYSQEIIEAIKEKESEYASLSQSLDRTFPFRLLEQGSDSKNFEDINVISSKLEGLEKSRFRLMEAGLLDKEENVDFQILKSRKLSKPFLSDYAKVLSVYFKDVEQKLGVFDEIANKIDLFREIIESHFTYKKLKIDKNRGFMFSTLDENPFPVENLSSGEQHQLVLLYELLFKIKPGSLILIDEPELSLHVAWQVAFLKDMKRITELTEFDLLLATHSPQIINNRWDLTVELKGP